A single region of the Thermodesulfatator indicus DSM 15286 genome encodes:
- a CDS encoding MinD/ParA family protein — MPGYNSLGLENCPKVFTISSGKGGVGKTTFALNISYALCERNEVLLFDADLGLANVDVLLGLSPKFHIGDVLAGRCQLEEVVLTGPRGLKILPASSGIVKLTNLSESQKMMLLDSFDRLTTGLDYVFLDTAAGISENVLYFNLASHERILICTPEPTALTDVYALIKVLFKYHYIKRFHLVVNMIKRPSQALEIYRQLLRVVEKFLGSISLNFLGGIPADRRVSEAIRAQVPLLELFPNSPASQAIREIALEIANMKTDKLEGGLQFFGRKIMGVCA; from the coding sequence ATGCCAGGTTATAATTCTTTAGGATTGGAGAACTGTCCCAAGGTATTTACTATTTCTAGCGGTAAGGGTGGAGTGGGGAAAACCACTTTTGCTCTCAATATTTCTTACGCTTTATGTGAAAGAAACGAAGTTTTACTTTTTGATGCTGATCTGGGGTTAGCAAACGTTGATGTTCTTTTGGGGTTAAGCCCTAAATTTCATATAGGTGATGTCCTGGCTGGACGTTGTCAACTGGAAGAAGTAGTTTTAACTGGACCAAGAGGGTTAAAAATCCTTCCGGCAAGTTCCGGGATAGTAAAATTGACTAATCTTTCTGAATCCCAAAAGATGATGCTCTTGGATTCTTTTGATCGCCTAACAACTGGACTTGACTATGTCTTTCTGGATACAGCTGCTGGAATCTCAGAAAACGTACTTTACTTTAATCTGGCTTCACATGAGCGTATTCTTATTTGTACCCCTGAGCCCACAGCATTAACCGATGTTTACGCCTTAATTAAAGTTCTTTTTAAATACCATTATATCAAGCGTTTCCATCTGGTAGTGAACATGATAAAGCGACCTTCACAGGCCCTTGAGATATACCGCCAACTTTTGCGGGTAGTGGAAAAATTTTTAGGAAGTATTTCCCTGAACTTCCTGGGAGGTATCCCCGCAGATAGGCGAGTTTCTGAGGCTATAAGGGCCCAAGTGCCTTTACTGGAATTATTCCCCAACTCTCCAGCAAGCCAGGCTATTAGAGAAATAGCGCTTGAGATTGCCAATATGAAGACCGATAAGCTGGAAGGGGGACTTCAATTTTTCGGGCGAAAAATCATGGGGGTTTGCGCATGA
- the flhA gene encoding flagellar biosynthesis protein FlhA, whose translation MAEKALPLNRNFSLDASNLAVAAGVVGILTIMVFPLPRYLLDFLLSLSFSLALLILLMSMYIKKPLDFSAFPALLLVTTLFRLSLNVASTRLILLHGHEGPAAAGNVIKSFGQFVVGGNYVVGAIVFAILVIINFVVITKGAGRIAEVAARFTLDAMPGKQMAIDADLNAGLIDEAEAKRRREEIAKEAEFYGAMDGASKFVRGEAIAGLIIMTINVLGGLIIGVVQKGLSLGEAAQSYTLLTIGDGLVSQIPALIVSTSAGIIISRAAAEASMGKDFARQFATRPEAMALASAIIFVFGMLPGLPTMPFTVLSLVMLALAYAAYRTQKELPAEEKEEAAKTEEEQAPEVVEELLVVDVLELEVGYALIPLVDETQGGDLLERIRNMRRQFALEMGLIVPPLHVRDNLQLKPGEYVILIKGVEVARAELMPGHVLAMDPGEVKKQIEGIPTQEPAFGLPAIWIPEEKKDEAELAGYTVVDLSTVIVTHLAEVIKNNAEELLGRQEVQKLLDALAKRYPKAVEECLNAVNLGVVQKVLHNLVHERVSIRDLLTIVETIADYGQSIKDPDLLTEYVRQRLARVIVKPYLAEDGKLHVAAVAEDIEEAIKRSLQRTEQGTFLTLDPKVGSRIVAACTQAAERLVMAGYTPVFLTGPVSRRHLRRLIERSLPQAAVISQAEIPSQIQVEIHETVRLA comes from the coding sequence ATGGCTGAAAAAGCACTTCCTTTAAACAGAAACTTTTCTTTAGACGCTTCGAACCTGGCGGTGGCGGCAGGAGTAGTAGGGATACTCACTATAATGGTCTTTCCACTACCGCGTTATCTCTTAGACTTTTTGCTATCTCTTAGTTTTAGCCTGGCTTTGCTTATTTTACTCATGTCCATGTACATTAAAAAACCGCTTGATTTTTCGGCCTTCCCTGCCCTGCTCCTGGTAACTACTCTTTTCAGGCTGTCGCTAAACGTAGCCAGCACTCGACTAATTCTCCTTCACGGTCATGAAGGCCCTGCCGCCGCAGGAAACGTAATCAAAAGCTTCGGCCAATTCGTAGTTGGCGGAAATTACGTAGTGGGAGCTATTGTTTTTGCCATTCTGGTCATCATCAACTTTGTGGTTATTACTAAAGGTGCTGGACGTATAGCTGAAGTAGCGGCTCGTTTCACCCTTGACGCCATGCCTGGCAAACAGATGGCCATAGATGCCGACCTAAATGCCGGTCTTATAGACGAAGCTGAGGCCAAAAGACGCCGTGAAGAAATTGCCAAAGAAGCCGAGTTCTACGGGGCCATGGACGGTGCCAGTAAATTTGTACGCGGTGAGGCCATAGCCGGGCTCATCATTATGACCATCAACGTCCTGGGAGGCCTGATAATCGGGGTGGTGCAAAAAGGGCTTTCTCTGGGAGAAGCTGCCCAGAGCTATACCCTGCTTACCATTGGAGACGGCCTGGTCTCCCAGATTCCGGCGCTAATTGTTTCTACCTCTGCTGGTATCATTATTAGCCGAGCGGCAGCTGAAGCCAGTATGGGTAAGGACTTTGCCCGGCAATTTGCCACTCGCCCAGAAGCCATGGCTCTCGCTTCGGCCATTATTTTTGTATTCGGCATGCTTCCTGGTCTTCCCACCATGCCTTTTACCGTACTCTCGCTGGTTATGCTTGCTCTGGCCTATGCTGCTTATCGTACTCAGAAGGAGCTACCTGCTGAAGAAAAGGAAGAAGCGGCCAAAACCGAAGAAGAACAGGCTCCCGAAGTAGTAGAAGAACTCCTAGTAGTAGATGTACTTGAACTCGAAGTCGGTTACGCATTAATTCCGCTGGTTGACGAAACCCAGGGGGGAGACCTTCTTGAACGGATTCGCAACATGCGACGGCAATTTGCCCTGGAAATGGGGCTCATTGTGCCACCGCTTCATGTGCGCGATAACCTACAACTAAAACCCGGAGAGTACGTAATACTCATCAAAGGGGTAGAAGTAGCCCGGGCTGAACTTATGCCAGGCCACGTGCTGGCCATGGACCCTGGAGAGGTGAAAAAACAGATTGAAGGCATACCTACTCAGGAACCAGCTTTTGGGCTCCCGGCTATCTGGATACCTGAAGAGAAAAAAGATGAAGCGGAACTTGCCGGTTACACCGTAGTAGACCTTTCAACGGTTATCGTGACCCATCTGGCTGAGGTTATCAAAAATAACGCTGAAGAGCTCCTGGGCCGGCAGGAAGTGCAAAAGCTCTTAGATGCACTTGCCAAACGTTATCCCAAAGCCGTAGAAGAATGCCTAAATGCCGTTAACCTCGGCGTGGTACAAAAAGTTCTTCATAACTTAGTGCACGAGCGCGTTTCCATAAGAGACCTTCTTACCATTGTGGAAACCATCGCTGATTACGGGCAGAGTATAAAAGACCCTGACCTTTTAACCGAATATGTAAGACAGAGACTTGCTCGAGTAATTGTTAAACCCTACCTCGCTGAAGACGGAAAACTTCATGTAGCCGCAGTTGCCGAAGATATAGAAGAGGCCATCAAGCGTTCTCTTCAGCGCACTGAGCAAGGAACATTTCTAACTCTTGATCCCAAAGTGGGAAGTCGTATCGTAGCGGCTTGCACCCAGGCGGCGGAAAGGCTCGTCATGGCAGGCTATACACCGGTGTTTTTAACCGGGCCTGTTTCAAGGCGTCACTTGCGCAGATTGATAGAACGTTCTCTTCCGCAAGCTGCGGTTATTTCTCAAGCAGAAATTCCTTCACAAATCCAGGTTGAAATACATGAAACAGTGAGGCTTGCCTGA
- the fliQ gene encoding flagellar biosynthesis protein FliQ, protein MTETTVVGLARQAIELTLLISMPMLLAGLVVGLLISIFQAVTQIQEMTLTFVPKIVAVLLALLVAFPWIMRKMLTFTEQIILGIPGYIK, encoded by the coding sequence ATGACAGAGACAACTGTAGTAGGGCTTGCCAGGCAGGCAATAGAACTAACGCTTCTCATTTCTATGCCCATGCTCCTGGCCGGATTAGTAGTGGGGCTTCTTATTAGCATATTTCAGGCAGTGACCCAGATTCAGGAGATGACGCTCACTTTTGTACCCAAGATTGTGGCGGTGTTGCTGGCCCTTTTAGTGGCTTTTCCCTGGATTATGCGCAAAATGCTCACTTTTACCGAACAAATAATTCTCGGTATCCCGGGGTATATTAAATGA
- the fliM gene encoding flagellar motor switch protein FliM, producing the protein MSELLSQEEIDALLSGIDEGAVDTTPEQPDYADKDIRPFDFRNYTVSARLKMPGLEVVNDYFARGFRGTLSSLLREVVDIIALPIKLERFKDFLNRIPVPASLHIFKLEPLRGYCLLNFESRLVFTFVERFLGGSGRRMLRVEGREFTIIEQRLIKRVVEAALSELEKAWRGIHPVKPQYVRSEINPQFARVLQPDETVVVCTFNLELEDLKGELLLCYGLGTLQPVKAKLYSPFQSEEDADPYWREQLEEIIRSVVVDILVPLGSAEVSGKDVLELSVGDIIELDAKIDQPLPVYVEGIQKMLGELGIYRGRKAIRVIEFLKEE; encoded by the coding sequence ATGAGTGAACTTCTCTCACAAGAAGAAATTGATGCCCTTTTAAGCGGTATAGACGAAGGGGCTGTTGATACCACCCCTGAACAGCCCGATTATGCCGACAAAGACATTCGCCCCTTCGACTTCCGTAACTATACCGTATCGGCCCGGCTTAAAATGCCAGGCCTTGAGGTGGTAAATGACTACTTTGCCCGAGGTTTTAGAGGCACTCTTTCTTCTCTTTTACGCGAAGTAGTAGACATTATTGCTTTACCTATAAAACTTGAGCGCTTTAAAGACTTTTTAAATCGCATCCCAGTTCCAGCTTCACTTCATATCTTCAAACTCGAGCCTTTACGTGGATACTGCCTGCTAAACTTTGAAAGCCGTCTGGTTTTTACTTTTGTAGAACGCTTTCTCGGGGGAAGCGGGCGTCGCATGCTACGGGTTGAAGGCCGCGAGTTTACCATCATTGAACAGCGTCTCATCAAACGGGTAGTTGAGGCCGCCCTTAGTGAACTTGAAAAGGCCTGGCGAGGGATTCATCCTGTAAAACCTCAATATGTACGCAGTGAAATTAATCCTCAGTTCGCCAGAGTCCTTCAACCTGATGAAACTGTAGTGGTATGCACCTTTAATTTGGAACTTGAAGACCTTAAAGGCGAACTCCTTCTCTGCTACGGCCTGGGCACTTTGCAGCCAGTTAAAGCCAAACTTTACTCGCCGTTTCAAAGCGAGGAAGACGCCGACCCTTACTGGCGCGAACAGCTTGAAGAAATCATTCGCTCAGTAGTAGTTGATATTTTAGTGCCTTTAGGAAGTGCTGAAGTCTCTGGGAAAGACGTCCTTGAATTAAGTGTAGGAGACATAATTGAGCTTGATGCCAAGATAGACCAGCCTTTGCCGGTCTATGTAGAGGGTATCCAGAAAATGCTCGGAGAGCTTGGTATTTACCGGGGTCGCAAAGCAATAAGGGTAATTGAATTCTTAAAAGAGGAGTAA
- a CDS encoding GTP-binding signal recognition particle SRP54 G- domain-containing protein, whose translation MKVQKFRAKTSMEALAKVKEALGEEAVILSTRRVRENGRWLYEITAAIDFEPEEQEVKTSSEKENISFLMKEITSLKEMILGLESSLKPRSTWADLFIEQGVPAKVIKLLSGNGNGNKELFLKNVAARVKERVGPTKLSKFLFFIGQAGVGKTTSVIKLAARLSAAGHRVAIVSLDIVRVGAREQISRFAELLELPLYFSHPEDFPVEAENFEKFDYVLIDTPALGAGFPEFKLKNFLSTKNVSFHLVIRASDVALMLPSLFRRLKGFPITSLILTHVESLPSGGILFGLFLPETPPVSFISTGEQVPEDFERITPKRLFGLLMRNLELEERHARL comes from the coding sequence ATGAAGGTACAAAAGTTCCGTGCCAAAACATCAATGGAAGCCCTGGCTAAGGTCAAAGAGGCCTTAGGAGAAGAGGCAGTAATTCTTTCCACCAGAAGGGTGAGAGAAAACGGTCGCTGGCTTTATGAGATTACCGCAGCCATCGATTTTGAACCTGAAGAACAAGAAGTTAAAACTTCTTCTGAAAAAGAAAACATCTCTTTTTTAATGAAAGAAATTACTTCTTTAAAAGAGATGATCCTAGGGCTTGAATCAAGCCTTAAACCCCGTTCTACCTGGGCAGATCTATTTATTGAACAAGGGGTCCCCGCTAAAGTAATAAAACTTCTTTCAGGAAATGGTAATGGTAACAAAGAATTATTCCTCAAAAATGTAGCGGCTAGAGTTAAAGAACGCGTTGGGCCTACCAAACTTTCAAAGTTTTTATTTTTTATAGGTCAAGCAGGAGTAGGAAAAACCACCTCAGTGATAAAGCTTGCTGCCAGGCTTTCAGCCGCTGGTCATAGAGTAGCTATTGTTTCTCTTGATATCGTACGCGTTGGGGCAAGGGAACAAATAAGCCGTTTTGCTGAACTTTTAGAATTGCCTCTATATTTTTCTCATCCTGAAGACTTTCCTGTGGAGGCCGAAAACTTTGAAAAGTTTGACTACGTGTTAATTGATACTCCAGCCCTGGGAGCAGGATTCCCTGAGTTTAAGCTCAAAAATTTTTTGAGCACTAAAAACGTGTCTTTTCACTTGGTGATAAGGGCCTCAGATGTAGCGCTAATGCTTCCATCACTTTTTAGGCGCCTTAAAGGATTTCCTATTACTTCGCTTATTTTGACTCACGTAGAGAGTCTCCCTTCAGGAGGAATACTTTTTGGACTTTTTCTACCTGAAACACCGCCGGTTAGCTTTATTTCCACCGGAGAGCAGGTACCAGAAGATTTTGAAAGAATAACTCCTAAACGTTTATTTGGTTTGCTTATGAGGAATTTAGAATTGGAGGAAAGACATGCCAGGTTATAA
- a CDS encoding flagellar biosynthetic protein FliO, producing MNELTLYLQVLGVTFILCALLVVGLWGLKRLKLTKGELAGEIKLLAYRPLNPKAQLALIEVFGEKMLIGLGENGPKLIRRWKKDEKTDA from the coding sequence ATGAACGAGTTAACGCTTTATTTGCAAGTGCTGGGAGTAACCTTTATCCTTTGTGCCCTTTTGGTGGTGGGGTTATGGGGTCTTAAACGGCTCAAACTCACCAAAGGTGAATTAGCAGGAGAAATAAAACTTCTAGCTTATCGACCATTAAATCCCAAAGCTCAATTAGCTCTTATTGAAGTATTTGGAGAGAAAATGCTTATTGGCCTGGGTGAAAATGGGCCTAAACTCATTCGCCGCTGGAAAAAAGATGAAAAGACTGACGCTTAG
- the fliN gene encoding flagellar motor switch protein FliN, translating into MSDELRQDDIDALLNQEEPKEEPKEETPQAETQAEDKAGQEATQPDLGDAEADLLAQWEEALQEAKETGSTSSEAEDTQKSAKEQPEASQPDFEEFKPGGNETEGHPNLEFILDIPLEISVEIGRTKMIINDLLKLSQGSIIELNKLAGEPAEIYVNKRLMARGEVVVVNDRFAVRLTEIISPQERVRQLGS; encoded by the coding sequence ATGTCTGACGAACTACGCCAAGACGATATTGATGCTCTTTTGAATCAAGAAGAACCTAAAGAAGAACCTAAAGAAGAAACTCCACAGGCTGAAACCCAGGCCGAAGACAAAGCTGGGCAAGAAGCAACGCAGCCGGATCTTGGCGATGCAGAGGCTGATCTTCTGGCTCAGTGGGAAGAGGCCTTGCAAGAAGCCAAAGAGACGGGAAGTACTTCATCTGAAGCCGAAGATACACAAAAGTCGGCTAAAGAACAACCAGAGGCCTCTCAGCCGGACTTTGAAGAATTTAAACCAGGAGGCAATGAAACCGAAGGCCACCCAAACCTTGAGTTTATCTTAGATATTCCTCTTGAGATATCTGTAGAAATCGGCCGTACCAAAATGATTATTAATGACCTTCTCAAGCTATCACAGGGGTCAATCATTGAGCTAAACAAACTGGCCGGAGAACCGGCTGAGATTTACGTGAACAAACGGCTTATGGCCAGAGGCGAGGTGGTAGTGGTAAATGACCGCTTTGCCGTAAGGCTTACAGAAATAATTTCTCCTCAAGAAAGGGTAAGGCAGCTGGGCTCATGA
- the flhB gene encoding flagellar biosynthesis protein FlhB, translated as MPDESLQEKTEEPTPRRREEARRRGQVAKSREITAVAVLSGSMLVFTMAGTYMVSQILVIYREFFIFSKPLIDVNRAYELLVVSIKLGGKVLMPLLIILLLVSFLSAYLQVGSVAAWEALKPKGERIDPIKGFKRLFSLPALFEFLKSLIKLIIISLVAYLVLMSEKDIVLYLAEEGPAEIGKNIYILARSLVFKTLMALAVLAILDFLFQRWETNRQLRMTKQELKEELKQTEGDPWVKSKIRQIQRTMAQRRMMAEVPKADVVITNPVHYAVALKYQAGEMPAPQVLAKGEGLVAQRIKEVAEEAGVPIVENPPLAQALYKEVEIGEYVPAELYQAVAEVLAYVYRLKGKVS; from the coding sequence ATGCCAGACGAGAGCCTTCAGGAAAAGACAGAAGAGCCTACGCCGAGGCGACGTGAAGAAGCCAGGCGTCGTGGGCAGGTGGCCAAAAGCCGTGAAATAACGGCTGTGGCCGTTCTCTCTGGCAGTATGCTTGTCTTTACTATGGCAGGAACATATATGGTTAGCCAAATTCTAGTTATTTATCGAGAGTTTTTTATTTTTTCAAAGCCCCTTATTGATGTTAATCGGGCCTATGAACTGCTCGTAGTTTCTATAAAACTAGGGGGCAAAGTCCTTATGCCCCTTTTGATTATCTTACTTCTGGTTTCTTTTCTTTCAGCTTACCTCCAGGTAGGGAGTGTGGCCGCCTGGGAGGCCTTGAAGCCAAAAGGTGAAAGAATCGACCCTATAAAAGGTTTTAAACGCTTGTTTTCCTTACCCGCTCTTTTCGAATTTCTTAAATCCCTTATCAAACTTATCATTATAAGCTTGGTGGCCTACTTAGTTCTAATGTCAGAAAAAGACATAGTTCTTTATCTGGCTGAGGAAGGACCTGCTGAAATCGGAAAAAATATTTATATCCTGGCACGTAGTTTAGTTTTTAAGACCCTTATGGCCCTAGCGGTACTCGCTATACTTGATTTCCTCTTTCAACGCTGGGAAACCAACCGCCAGCTCCGTATGACCAAACAGGAATTAAAAGAAGAACTTAAACAAACCGAAGGTGACCCGTGGGTCAAAAGCAAGATCCGTCAAATCCAGCGCACCATGGCCCAGCGTCGCATGATGGCTGAAGTTCCCAAGGCGGACGTGGTTATCACCAACCCTGTTCACTACGCCGTAGCTCTTAAGTATCAAGCTGGCGAAATGCCAGCGCCTCAGGTTCTGGCTAAAGGTGAAGGCCTGGTGGCTCAGCGAATCAAAGAAGTAGCCGAAGAGGCAGGAGTTCCGATAGTGGAAAATCCGCCGCTGGCTCAGGCCCTTTATAAAGAGGTTGAAATTGGAGAATACGTCCCTGCCGAGCTTTATCAGGCGGTGGCTGAAGTATTGGCTTATGTCTATCGCTTAAAGGGGAAGGTTAGCTAA
- the fliP gene encoding flagellar type III secretion system pore protein FliP (The bacterial flagellar biogenesis protein FliP forms a type III secretion system (T3SS)-type pore required for flagellar assembly.) has protein sequence MKRLTLSLTTTVFLLAPKIASAITLPTVRFGLEQTKGPEQMATVLQILLLLTVLSVAPALLLMVTSFTRLVIVFSLLRHALGTQQTPPNQVLIALALFLTFFIMKPVFSQAYNQAISPYLAGEIGDQEFFRDVVKPFREFMFKNTRKKDLALMIRLSGAPKPENKEDVSTLTLIPAFMISELRTAFEIGFLLYIPFLIIDMVVASVLLSMGMMMLPPVMISLPIKVLLFVLVDGWHLLVGSLVKSFG, from the coding sequence ATGAAAAGACTGACGCTTAGTTTAACAACTACAGTTTTTCTGTTGGCTCCGAAAATAGCTTCAGCTATTACTTTGCCTACAGTGCGCTTTGGCCTGGAACAAACCAAGGGGCCTGAACAGATGGCCACCGTGCTCCAGATCTTACTCCTTCTCACTGTTCTTTCGGTGGCTCCGGCCCTACTTCTTATGGTTACTTCTTTTACGCGCTTGGTTATTGTCTTTTCCCTCTTACGCCACGCGCTTGGCACACAACAAACTCCACCTAACCAGGTGCTTATTGCTCTTGCCCTTTTTCTTACTTTTTTCATTATGAAGCCCGTCTTTAGTCAGGCCTACAATCAGGCCATTTCCCCCTACCTTGCTGGGGAAATAGGGGACCAGGAGTTTTTCAGGGACGTGGTAAAGCCCTTTCGGGAATTTATGTTCAAAAATACCCGAAAAAAAGACCTAGCCTTGATGATAAGGCTCTCTGGGGCCCCTAAACCTGAAAACAAAGAAGACGTGAGCACTTTGACCCTTATCCCGGCCTTTATGATTAGCGAGCTGCGCACGGCCTTTGAAATCGGCTTTTTGCTCTACATCCCGTTTTTGATTATCGACATGGTAGTGGCAAGCGTTCTCCTTTCTATGGGTATGATGATGCTTCCGCCGGTGATGATTTCCTTGCCTATCAAGGTGCTTCTTTTTGTACTGGTTGACGGCTGGCATTTATTGGTGGGTTCTTTGGTGAAAAGCTTTGGCTAG
- the fliR gene encoding flagellar biosynthetic protein FliR → MNFFDFYAELAKYAVAFALILVRVGFFVAFLPVFGSRIIPLQIKVALVIALSLVFTPFWAGRVIMPASPWEFGLLALNEAALGICLVFLVRLIFAGVQFGGQLLGFQMGFGVANVLDPATGLQAPVLSQFAYLIALLLFLVLNLHHYFLLSLGESLKLLPPATIKTPVEIFEILVLKGKEIFILGIKIMAPAMAILFLIQIAMGIVARFVPQINILIMSFPLTIAVGLFFFGLTLQIFSVVLAPSWREAVGFLPQIIKTFGK, encoded by the coding sequence ATGAACTTTTTCGATTTTTACGCAGAGCTCGCTAAGTATGCCGTGGCCTTTGCCCTTATTTTGGTAAGGGTAGGCTTCTTTGTAGCTTTCTTGCCGGTTTTCGGAAGCAGGATTATCCCCTTGCAAATAAAGGTCGCGTTAGTAATAGCTCTATCTCTTGTTTTTACTCCTTTTTGGGCCGGAAGGGTTATCATGCCGGCCTCTCCTTGGGAATTTGGACTTCTGGCCTTAAACGAAGCAGCTCTAGGTATATGTCTTGTTTTTCTAGTAAGGCTTATCTTTGCCGGAGTACAATTTGGAGGGCAACTTTTAGGGTTTCAAATGGGCTTTGGTGTAGCCAATGTGCTTGATCCAGCTACCGGGCTTCAGGCCCCGGTGCTTTCCCAGTTCGCCTATTTGATAGCCCTTTTACTCTTCCTGGTACTAAACCTGCATCACTATTTTTTACTGTCCCTGGGAGAAAGCCTTAAACTTCTTCCGCCGGCCACAATAAAAACACCCGTAGAAATTTTCGAAATCCTTGTACTTAAAGGAAAAGAAATTTTTATCTTGGGGATAAAGATTATGGCCCCGGCTATGGCCATCTTATTTTTGATTCAGATAGCCATGGGCATTGTGGCCCGTTTTGTTCCCCAGATAAACATCTTAATCATGAGCTTTCCTTTAACCATTGCGGTGGGGTTGTTCTTTTTTGGGCTTACTCTTCAGATTTTTAGCGTGGTGCTTGCGCCTTCCTGGCGCGAGGCAGTGGGCTTTTTGCCCCAAATTATTAAGACTTTTGGGAAATAG
- a CDS encoding methylated-DNA--[protein]-cysteine S-methyltransferase has translation MSLRYKATFRVKDFLFTALWDEDGRLWHLTFGARPAGAFLNRLPKGYSFTEAPISFKKSLEKELLAYFSGQTKTPVYPTFLSGSSFEKRVWLALLEIPFGEIRTYAWLAQKIGFPKALRAVGRALSKNPLPILYPCHRIVAKSGLGGFSSGLEIKKKLLAIEGIHVNSLTF, from the coding sequence ATGAGCCTTAGATATAAAGCTACTTTTAGAGTAAAAGATTTTCTTTTTACCGCTTTATGGGATGAAGACGGCCGCCTCTGGCACCTTACTTTTGGGGCTAGACCTGCAGGCGCCTTTCTAAACCGCCTGCCAAAAGGATATTCTTTTACCGAAGCCCCAATATCTTTTAAAAAGTCTCTTGAAAAAGAGCTTTTGGCCTACTTTTCAGGCCAAACTAAAACTCCGGTTTATCCGACTTTTCTCTCAGGGAGTTCCTTTGAAAAAAGGGTCTGGCTGGCCCTCCTTGAAATTCCTTTTGGCGAAATTAGAACTTACGCCTGGCTTGCCCAAAAGATAGGTTTTCCAAAGGCTTTGCGAGCAGTAGGCCGGGCCCTTTCAAAAAACCCTCTACCTATTCTTTATCCCTGTCATAGAATCGTCGCCAAAAGCGGCCTTGGTGGTTTTAGCAGTGGCCTGGAGATAAAGAAAAAACTCCTGGCTATTGAAGGAATTCATGTCAATAGTTTGACGTTTTGA
- a CDS encoding flagellar basal body-associated FliL family protein produces the protein MAEKEKDQQEEKKGGKKLLLIIIVGVVLLLGGAGGAYFFLFAKNSPPPEEVEKQQQQSEPEVGPFLQPDPFVVNLADPTGQRYLRAKITIEFRDDKAYQMANERLPQINDAIIMVLSSKTVEEVLSPEGKLELRLELIRKLNEILGPNSVRNIYFTQFVVQ, from the coding sequence ATGGCCGAAAAAGAAAAAGACCAACAGGAAGAAAAGAAAGGTGGCAAAAAGTTATTATTAATAATTATCGTCGGAGTGGTTTTATTGCTGGGTGGAGCAGGTGGCGCCTACTTTTTTCTTTTTGCCAAAAATAGCCCTCCTCCCGAAGAGGTCGAGAAACAGCAGCAACAGTCTGAACCAGAGGTAGGGCCTTTTCTTCAGCCTGACCCTTTTGTAGTCAACCTGGCCGACCCAACCGGTCAGCGCTATTTAAGAGCCAAAATCACCATAGAGTTCAGAGACGACAAAGCTTATCAGATGGCTAATGAGCGTCTCCCACAGATAAACGATGCCATCATTATGGTGCTCTCAAGTAAAACCGTAGAAGAGGTCTTATCGCCTGAAGGAAAACTTGAACTGCGTCTTGAATTAATAAGAAAGTTAAACGAAATCCTGGGGCCAAATAGTGTAAGGAATATTTATTTTACTCAATTTGTGGTGCAATAA